One stretch of Caloenas nicobarica isolate bCalNic1 chromosome 2, bCalNic1.hap1, whole genome shotgun sequence DNA includes these proteins:
- the KLHL40 gene encoding kelch-like protein 40, which translates to MGLPFDQVEELRLYQQTLLQDGLKDMLDHNKFLDCVLKVKGKEFPCHRLVLAACSPYFRAMFLSDMEESKKREISLEDVDPDVMGKILHYIYTSELEITEQNVQDIFSVANMFQIPSIFTVCVSFLQKRLCLSNCLAIFRLGLMLDCARLAVAARDFICDRFALLSRDEEFYQLSADELIAIISNDSLNIEKEETVFEVVMKWVGTKDQESRQKALPVIFESIRFRLMPNDYIKDHVEKHAVVKSSPELLKKLQMVKDAQKGKFTVVKKKKMKKNSEKQVKDNVVNGAVDEEEDTEEDALPGILNDTMRFGMFLQDLIFMVSDSGAVAYDPTANECYFASLSTQIPKNHVSLVTKENQIFIVGGLYYNEDNKEDPMSSYFLQYDHLDADWLGMPPLPSPRCLFGLGEAENSIFVVGGKELKEGEKTLDSVLCYDRLSFKWGEADPLPYAVYGHVVVSHKDLVYVIGGKGSDKKCLKKMCVYNPSKFEWKELAPMKTARSLFGATVHKDKIYVAAGVTDSGLTNSVEVYDIATNKWDTFTEFPQERSSVSLVSLAGVLYLLGGFATVETESGELVPTELNDVWRYDEEQKKWEGVLREIQYASGATFLPVRLNVLRLTKM; encoded by the exons ATGGGTTTGCCTTTTGATCAAGTGGAAGAATTGCGTCTCTACCAGCAAACTCTTCTCCAGGATGGACTCAAAGACATGTTGGACCACAATAAGTTTCTGGACTGCGTCTTAAAAGTCAAGGGGAAGGAGTTTCCCTGCCATCGGCTGGTCCTGGCAGCTTGCAGCCCGTATTTTCGAGCGATGTTCCTCTCAGACATGGAAGAGAGCAAGAAGAGGGAGATCAGTTTGGAAGATGTTGATCCAGATGTCATGGGTAAGATCCTCCATTATATCTACACCTCCGAGCTGGAGATCACCGAGCAGAATGTGCAGGACATCTTCTCCGTGGCCAACATGTTCCAGATCCCCTCCATCTTCACCGTCTGCGTGTCCTTCTTGCAGAAGCGGCTCTGCCTCAGCAACTGCTTGGCCATCTTCAGGCTGGGCTTGATGCTCGATtgtgcccggctggccgtgGCAGCTCGGGATTTCATTTGCGATCGCTTTGCGCTGCTGTCTCGGGACGAGGAGTTCTACCAGCTTTCAGCTGACGAGCTTATTGCAATCATCTCCAATGACTCCCTCAACATCGAGAAAGAGGAGACTGTCTTTGAAGTGGTGATGAAATGGGTGGGGACCAAGGACCAGGAAAGCCGGCAGAAGGCCTTGCCGGTCATCTTTGAAAGCATCCGCTTCCGCCTCATGCCCAATGACTACATCAAGGACCACGTGGAGAAGCACGCCGTGGTGAAATCCAGCCCGGAGCTGCTCAAGAAACTGCAGATGGTGAAGGATGCCCAGAAAGGCAAATTCACTGtggtgaagaagaagaaaatgaagaaaaacagtgaaaagcaaGTGAAAGATAATGTTGTCAATGGAGCAGTAGATGAGGAAGAAGATACAGAGGAGGATGCTCTCCCAGGGATCTTAAATGACACAATGCGCTTTGGGATGTTCCTCCAGGACCTTATTTTCATGGTGAGTGACAGTGGAGCAGTGGCCTATGATCCCACTGCCAACGAGTGCTATTTTGCCTCCCTGTCCACTCAAATCCCTAAGAACCATGTCAGTTTGGTGACCAAGGAGAATCAGATCTTCATTGTCGGCGGACTGTACTACAATGAGGACAACAAAGAGGATCCCATGAGTTCCTACTTCCTACAG TACGACCATCTGGACGCAGACTGGCTGGGGATGCCCCCCCTGCCATCCCCTCGCTGCCTCTTTGGCCTGGGAGAGGCAGAAAACTCCATTTTTGTGGTCGGAGGGAAAGAAttgaaagaaggagaaaagaccTTGGATTCGGTCCTGTGCTACGACAGGCT GTCCTTCAAGTGGGGTGAAGCCGATCCCCTTCCCTACGCAGTCTACGGCCACGTGGTGGTATCGCACAAGGACCTCGTCTACGTCATTGGTGGCAAAGGAAGTGACAA GAAGTGCCTGAAGAAGATGTGTGTCTACAACCCATCCAAGTTTGAGTGGAAGGAGCTGGCTCCCATGAAAACTGCTCGGTCTCTGTTTGGAGCCACTGTGCACAAGGACAAAATCTACGTGGCAGCTGGTGTGACTGACTCTGGCTTGACCAACTCAGTGGAAGTCTATGACATTGCCACCAACAA GTGGGACACCTTCACTGAGTTCCCGCAGGAGCGCAGCTCGGTCAGCCTGGTGAGCTTGGCTGGGGTGCTCTACCTGCTTGGAGGCTTCGCCACGGTGGAGACAGAGTCGGGAGAACTGGTGCCAACAGAGCTGAATGACGTTTGGAG GTATGATGAAGAGCAGAAGAAGTGGGAAGGGGTCCTTCGGGAGATCCAGTACGCCTCTGGTGCCACTTTCCTTCCCGTGCGCCTCAATGTTTTGCGCCTAACGAAGATGTAG